The following are encoded in a window of Armatimonas rosea genomic DNA:
- a CDS encoding DUF1501 domain-containing protein — translation MNPDDHRLLTPLPRPLWEQGAGFPALALANLLADSPFAKPEGAGGRQNTRKKAKSCIFLFMFGGPSQVDLFDYKPELQKRDGQTIENEFRRGTKTKATLQASRRSFKQHGKSGLWCSDAFPQLARHMDKLAVVKSLYSDSFAHGSALLQMNSGRILQGHPSLGAWLSYGLGTLNKNLPDYVVMLDPRGGPTTGAPNWSSGFMPAKYQGTVLRTDSQPMLDLKPSAGTSREQQRRELDFLQVVNAEHERTHPGYSELAARIASYELAFKLQTTAPEALDLSKEDPRTLERYGINTPKPTWHPLAQGPAPFGRQCLTARRLVERGVRFVQLYSGGGGAGGQNTWDGHHGIEENLRLHCPEVDQPIAALLEDLEQRGLLDETLVVWGGEFGRMPVSETFNTGGKPGGRDHNPKGFTYWLAGAGVKAGTSYGETDELGEAAVVNRHHLRDLHATILHLMGLDHTRLTYPHGGLQEKLTGVLPTSIIQGVVA, via the coding sequence ATGAACCCCGACGACCACCGCCTTCTCACGCCGCTGCCGCGCCCACTCTGGGAGCAAGGCGCGGGCTTCCCCGCCCTTGCGCTGGCTAACTTGCTCGCTGACTCCCCCTTCGCGAAGCCGGAGGGGGCTGGGGGGAGGCAAAACACGCGCAAGAAGGCCAAGTCTTGCATCTTTCTCTTTATGTTCGGTGGCCCCAGCCAAGTGGATTTGTTCGACTACAAGCCGGAGCTGCAAAAGCGCGATGGGCAGACGATTGAGAACGAGTTTCGGCGCGGGACTAAGACAAAGGCGACCCTGCAAGCAAGCCGGCGGAGCTTCAAGCAGCATGGGAAGTCCGGGCTCTGGTGCTCGGATGCGTTTCCCCAGCTCGCGCGGCACATGGACAAGCTGGCGGTGGTCAAGTCGCTCTACTCGGACTCGTTTGCCCATGGCAGTGCGCTCTTGCAGATGAACAGCGGGCGGATTCTCCAGGGGCACCCGTCGCTGGGGGCGTGGCTCTCCTACGGGCTGGGGACGCTCAATAAAAACCTGCCGGACTACGTGGTGATGCTCGACCCGCGGGGTGGCCCGACCACGGGCGCACCCAACTGGAGCAGCGGCTTCATGCCGGCCAAGTACCAGGGAACCGTGCTCCGAACCGATAGCCAGCCCATGCTGGACCTCAAGCCGTCGGCGGGGACGAGCCGCGAGCAGCAGCGGCGCGAGCTGGATTTTTTGCAAGTGGTCAATGCGGAGCACGAGCGCACCCACCCCGGCTACTCCGAGCTGGCGGCCCGGATCGCGAGCTACGAGCTGGCCTTTAAGCTCCAGACCACGGCTCCCGAGGCGCTCGATCTCTCGAAAGAGGACCCGCGCACCCTGGAGCGCTATGGCATCAACACACCCAAGCCGACCTGGCACCCGCTGGCGCAGGGGCCCGCGCCGTTTGGGCGGCAGTGTCTCACCGCGCGGCGCTTGGTCGAGCGGGGCGTGCGCTTTGTGCAGCTCTACTCGGGCGGCGGCGGAGCGGGGGGGCAGAATACCTGGGACGGTCACCATGGGATCGAGGAGAACTTGCGGCTCCACTGTCCCGAGGTGGACCAGCCAATTGCGGCGCTCTTGGAGGACCTGGAGCAGCGCGGTCTGCTCGACGAGACCCTGGTGGTCTGGGGTGGGGAGTTTGGGCGCATGCCGGTCTCGGAGACCTTCAACACAGGCGGTAAGCCGGGCGGACGAGACCACAACCCGAAAGGCTTCACCTACTGGCTGGCCGGTGCCGGTGTCAAGGCGGGCACGAGCTACGGCGAGACCGATGAGCTGGGCGAGGCGGCGGTGGTCAATCGCCACCACCTGCGCGACCTGCACGCGACCATTCTCCATCTGATGGGGCTGGACCACACGCGCCTGACCTACCCGCACGGGGGCTTGCAAGAGAAGCTCACCGGGGTCTTGCCAACAAGTATCATTCAAGGAGTCGTGGCATAA